The Sorangiineae bacterium MSr11367 genome window below encodes:
- a CDS encoding IS3 family transposase (programmed frameshift) translates to MAKRKRRVFTPEFKADAVRLCKSGDRTIAQVANDLDLTETALRAWVKRADAQAPKSATSNELTTPEREELAELRRKVKRLEMERENLKKSSNILREGEHVKFAFIDVEKTFWPIQVLCFVLGVSRSGYYAWKARPKSKARTSDEKLATQIEASHKRSRGTYGSPRVHRELRARGICVARKRVERLMRQHGIAAKRKRRFRRTTDSKHAHPVAANLLERRFDVDLPNTAWVTDVTYVWTLEGWLYLAAILDLYSRRVVGWATSETNDRELALQALRSAVNSRKPPTGLLHHSDRGSPYASADYRAGLERHGFVASMSRKGDCWDNAVAESFFATIKGELIDHENYVTRACAIASIADYIDNFYNPVRRHSSIGYVSPIEFELILLQSNKLSA, encoded by the exons ATGGCGAAACGGAAACGACGGGTGTTTACGCCCGAGTTCAAGGCAGATGCAGTTCGGCTTTGCAAGAGCGGAGATCGAACCATCGCGCAGGTCGCGAACGACCTCGATCTAACGGAAACGGCGCTGCGAGCTTGGGTCAAGCGCGCCGACGCGCAAGCGCCGAAGAGTGCCACATCGAACGAGCTGACGACGCCGGAGCGTGAGGAACTCGCGGAGCTTCGCCGAAAGGTGAAACGCCTCGAGATGGAGCGCGAGA ATCTTAAAAAAAGCAGCAACATTCTTCGCGAAGGAGAACACGTGAAGTTCGCGTTCATCGACGTGGAGAAGACGTTCTGGCCCATTCAGGTTCTCTGCTTCGTACTCGGCGTCTCGCGAAGCGGCTACTACGCCTGGAAAGCACGGCCGAAGTCGAAAGCCAGGACGAGTGACGAGAAGCTCGCGACGCAGATTGAAGCGTCGCACAAGCGCAGTCGTGGCACCTACGGAAGCCCGCGTGTGCATCGGGAACTGCGGGCTCGGGGCATCTGCGTGGCTCGGAAACGCGTCGAACGCTTGATGCGCCAGCACGGGATTGCCGCGAAACGAAAACGACGCTTTCGTCGCACCACGGACTCGAAGCATGCGCACCCCGTTGCCGCGAATCTGCTCGAGCGACGGTTCGACGTCGATCTTCCGAATACGGCATGGGTGACCGACGTGACGTACGTCTGGACCCTTGAAGGCTGGCTTTACCTCGCCGCGATCCTTGATCTCTATTCGCGACGAGTCGTCGGCTGGGCGACCAGCGAAACCAACGACCGGGAGCTCGCGTTGCAGGCCCTTCGCAGCGCCGTGAACAGCCGAAAACCGCCAACGGGGCTGCTTCATCACTCGGACCGCGGCAGCCCGTACGCGAGCGCCGACTACCGTGCCGGACTCGAACGACATGGCTTCGTGGCGAGTATGAGCCGCAAGGGCGACTGCTGGGACAACGCCGTCGCCGAGAGCTTCTTCGCCACAATCAAGGGCGAGTTGATCGATCATGAAAACTACGTGACGAGGGCTTGCGCGATCGCGTCGATCGCCGACTACATCGACAATTTCTACAACCCCGTTAGACGGCATTCGTCGATTGGTTACGTTAGCCCAATTGAGTTTGAATTAATTTTGTTGCAATCAAACAAGCTGTCCGCATAG
- a CDS encoding IS3 family transposase — translation MKFAFIDVEKTFWPIQVLCFVLGVSRSGYYAWKARPKSKARTSDEKLATQIEASHKRSRGTYGSPRVHRELRARGIRVARKRVERLMRQHGIAAKRKRRFRRTTDSKHAHPVAANLLERRFDVDLPNTAWVTDVTYVWTLEGWLYLAAILDLYSRRVVGWATSETNDRELALQALRSAVNSRKPPTGLLHHSDRGSPYASADYRAGLERHGFVASMSRKGDCWDNAVAESFFATIKGGGPPFQWTVPLTRSNARSVPWRNGNDGCLRPSSRQMQFGFARAEIEPSRRSRTTSI, via the coding sequence GTGAAGTTCGCGTTCATCGACGTGGAGAAGACGTTCTGGCCCATTCAGGTTCTCTGCTTCGTACTCGGCGTCTCGCGAAGCGGCTACTACGCCTGGAAAGCACGGCCGAAGTCGAAAGCCAGGACGAGTGACGAGAAGCTCGCGACGCAGATTGAAGCGTCGCACAAGCGCAGTCGTGGCACCTACGGAAGCCCGCGTGTGCATCGGGAACTGCGGGCTCGGGGCATCCGCGTGGCTCGGAAACGCGTCGAACGCTTGATGCGCCAGCACGGGATTGCCGCGAAACGAAAACGACGCTTTCGTCGCACCACGGACTCGAAGCATGCGCACCCCGTTGCCGCGAATCTGCTCGAGCGACGGTTCGACGTCGATCTTCCGAATACGGCATGGGTGACCGACGTGACGTACGTCTGGACCCTTGAAGGCTGGCTTTACCTCGCCGCGATCCTTGATCTCTATTCGCGACGAGTCGTCGGCTGGGCGACCAGCGAAACCAACGACCGGGAGCTCGCGTTGCAGGCCCTTCGCAGCGCCGTGAACAGCCGAAAACCGCCAACGGGGCTGCTTCATCACTCGGACCGCGGCAGCCCGTACGCGAGCGCCGACTACCGTGCCGGACTCGAACGACATGGCTTCGTGGCGAGTATGAGCCGCAAGGGCGACTGCTGGGACAACGCCGTCGCCGAGAGCTTCTTCGCCACAATCAAGGGTGGAGGTCCCCCGTTTCAGTGGACAGTCCCGTTAACTCGAAGTAACGCGAGGAGTGTCCCATGGCGAAACGGAAACGACGGGTGTTTACGCCCGAGTTCAAGGCAGATGCAGTTCGGCTTTGCAAGAGCGGAGATCGAACCATCGCGCAGGTCGCGAACGACCTCGATCTAA
- a CDS encoding transposase, with translation MAKRKRRVFTPEFKADAVRLCKSGDRTIAQVANDLDLTETALRAWVKRADAQAPKSATSNELTTPEREELAELRRKVKRLEMEREILKKAATFFAKENT, from the coding sequence ATGGCGAAACGGAAACGACGGGTGTTTACGCCCGAGTTCAAGGCAGATGCAGTTCGGCTTTGCAAGAGCGGAGATCGAACCATCGCGCAGGTCGCGAACGACCTCGATCTAACGGAAACGGCGCTGCGAGCTTGGGTCAAGCGCGCCGACGCGCAAGCGCCGAAGAGTGCCACATCGAACGAGCTGACGACGCCGGAGCGTGAGGAACTCGCGGAGCTTCGCCGAAAGGTGAAACGCCTCGAGATGGAGCGCGAGATCTTAAAAAAAGCAGCAACATTCTTCGCGAAGGAGAACACGTGA
- a CDS encoding protein kinase: MSGQAVSKRVLARVGTDVLKYRIERLIGIGGMAAVYAATHRNGNRVALKFLLERYADDPEICRLFRREAYVANQVDHLGAVNVLDDDIDEGGCPFMVMPLLEGESLRRRWEEKGKRLPVAEVAVFIADALEVLAAAHAKGIVHRDIKPDNLFVTNTGYVRVLDFGIARRLQGDGTGTATGQMLGTPAFMPPEQALGERTSVGPHSDCWAVGATMFLLLSGEFVHQADNANAQLAAAATRRARSLAGVAPTLPASIVQLVDKALAFDVAERWASAHEMREALLQLLSEVVGKPLSDIAGEVRRELTAELSPKTVDLHANATFAPEHGHRAEASDDGGDARKPVGAEQRLGVVDVRGERLPRAVDRASTVLAAGVVERVASRKRRFWGPTLGAIALLAIGGALLGQANRRKSEVITASTATSMTVIDLPISPTCKSEAVIHYREGLIALRKGTTDVAHAAFEQASALDPACPEPHLQLALSGYFLTYPIAKEREWFRQALALRDALGERERLILDAYAPIIMSEPADRQEATRRLDEAVQRFPGDSQLLTFAAMAHLLNSEVEQADVEYALELARRQSAVDPLDANGWQVQGGAYSLLGRNEEERESLRKCLEIAPGSTSCLDQRSRNFRRCGDCEAALTDARSWIVNAPRNHRAYLTLSQALAATDAPFESVESALQQMRDFGPKEWSDVIYVYYSALLAALNGDFVQAEKFAEKMGAQAQVSSVLLHHVRMSALLVDIYMETGRGSRAVPVAERFLRRKDAASAGFWRAAAFEPLVLVALFRPERARWLDWVEHWETNAVPELSKRQAWALRWGPVSNTSDDVGLRAWKERRSEDQVSVRADQQYIVPVMVDAFEGRIALAAGQYDTAASLLESSVKPCFKLEQPFTNTRAYFWLGETKERMGDVAGACNAYRIVLQRWGNAKPRSITGDETKRRVRALGCTP; the protein is encoded by the coding sequence ATGTCAGGCCAAGCCGTTTCAAAACGCGTGCTGGCGCGCGTCGGCACCGATGTGCTGAAATATCGGATCGAGCGGCTGATCGGCATCGGCGGCATGGCCGCGGTGTACGCCGCGACCCATCGCAACGGAAATCGGGTCGCGCTCAAGTTTCTGCTCGAGCGTTACGCGGACGATCCGGAAATCTGCCGCCTCTTTCGTCGCGAAGCGTACGTCGCCAATCAAGTGGATCACCTAGGCGCCGTCAACGTGCTGGACGACGACATCGACGAAGGCGGATGCCCCTTCATGGTCATGCCGCTCCTCGAAGGCGAATCGCTGCGCCGCCGTTGGGAGGAAAAAGGTAAGCGATTACCGGTCGCCGAGGTCGCCGTCTTCATCGCCGACGCTCTGGAGGTCTTGGCGGCGGCGCACGCCAAGGGCATCGTTCATCGCGACATCAAGCCGGACAACTTGTTCGTGACGAACACCGGCTATGTGCGCGTGCTCGACTTCGGCATCGCGCGCCGCCTCCAGGGCGACGGCACCGGGACGGCGACGGGACAGATGCTCGGGACCCCTGCGTTCATGCCGCCAGAGCAGGCCCTCGGCGAGCGAACGAGCGTCGGGCCGCACAGCGATTGTTGGGCAGTGGGGGCCACGATGTTTCTACTCTTATCGGGGGAATTCGTTCACCAGGCCGACAACGCGAACGCGCAGCTGGCCGCAGCAGCAACACGGCGCGCGCGGTCCCTCGCCGGGGTGGCACCCACCTTGCCGGCATCCATTGTCCAGCTGGTGGACAAGGCGCTGGCCTTCGATGTCGCCGAGCGATGGGCATCGGCACACGAGATGCGCGAGGCTTTGCTGCAGCTGTTGAGCGAGGTCGTCGGAAAGCCGCTCTCCGACATTGCTGGCGAAGTTCGTCGCGAGCTCACCGCAGAGCTGTCTCCCAAGACGGTCGACCTTCACGCAAACGCGACATTTGCACCCGAGCACGGACATCGAGCCGAAGCTTCGGACGATGGGGGAGATGCTCGGAAGCCCGTTGGTGCCGAGCAAAGGCTGGGGGTCGTGGATGTTCGCGGTGAGCGGTTGCCGCGAGCTGTCGATAGAGCATCTACGGTGCTCGCCGCGGGAGTGGTTGAGCGAGTGGCTTCAAGAAAGCGGCGCTTCTGGGGCCCCACGCTAGGCGCCATCGCCTTACTGGCTATCGGGGGAGCCTTACTCGGTCAGGCGAATCGAAGGAAGAGTGAGGTTATCACCGCGTCGACGGCCACCAGCATGACCGTCATCGATCTTCCGATCTCGCCCACGTGCAAGAGTGAAGCGGTCATTCACTATCGCGAGGGGCTCATTGCGCTGCGCAAGGGGACGACGGACGTGGCGCATGCAGCATTCGAGCAAGCCTCCGCACTCGACCCTGCGTGCCCTGAACCTCATTTGCAATTGGCGCTGTCGGGCTACTTCTTGACGTACCCAATTGCGAAGGAGCGCGAATGGTTTCGCCAGGCTCTTGCCCTTCGCGATGCCCTGGGTGAACGAGAACGTCTCATTCTAGATGCGTATGCGCCCATCATCATGTCCGAGCCTGCCGATCGGCAAGAGGCAACTCGTCGGCTGGATGAAGCTGTTCAGCGATTCCCAGGGGATTCTCAGCTTCTCACTTTTGCAGCAATGGCCCATCTGCTGAATTCCGAGGTCGAACAAGCCGACGTTGAATATGCGCTCGAGCTCGCGCGCAGGCAGTCGGCCGTCGATCCGCTGGACGCAAATGGTTGGCAGGTGCAGGGCGGGGCTTATTCATTGCTGGGCCGAAACGAAGAGGAGCGAGAGTCGTTGCGCAAATGCCTCGAAATCGCTCCCGGCTCGACATCGTGCCTCGACCAGAGGAGTCGCAATTTTCGGCGATGCGGAGATTGTGAGGCCGCATTGACGGACGCTCGCTCATGGATCGTCAATGCGCCGAGAAACCATCGAGCATATCTCACATTGTCTCAGGCACTGGCGGCCACGGATGCCCCTTTCGAGAGTGTCGAGTCGGCGCTACAGCAGATGCGGGACTTTGGTCCGAAAGAGTGGAGTGATGTTATCTATGTATATTATTCAGCGCTTTTGGCAGCCCTGAATGGCGATTTCGTGCAGGCCGAGAAATTCGCCGAGAAGATGGGGGCTCAGGCCCAAGTATCGTCGGTTCTTTTGCACCATGTACGAATGTCGGCGCTGCTCGTGGATATTTACATGGAGACGGGCCGAGGCTCGCGCGCGGTCCCTGTAGCCGAGCGTTTCCTGCGCCGAAAAGATGCAGCTTCGGCGGGGTTCTGGCGCGCAGCAGCGTTCGAGCCTCTGGTTCTGGTCGCACTCTTCCGACCTGAACGCGCGCGCTGGCTCGATTGGGTCGAGCACTGGGAGACCAATGCCGTGCCAGAACTCAGCAAGCGGCAAGCTTGGGCGCTTCGCTGGGGGCCTGTCAGTAACACGAGCGACGACGTAGGTTTGCGGGCTTGGAAGGAGCGGCGAAGCGAGGATCAAGTCTCCGTGAGGGCCGATCAGCAATACATCGTACCGGTTATGGTCGACGCCTTCGAGGGAAGGATTGCCCTTGCTGCTGGCCAATACGACACGGCGGCGAGCCTGCTCGAATCGTCCGTCAAACCTTGCTTCAAATTGGAGCAGCCGTTCACGAACACACGCGCCTATTTTTGGCTCGGGGAAACAAAGGAGCGCATGGGAGACGTGGCGGGCGCTTGCAACGCGTACCGCATCGTTCTGCAACGGTGGGGCAATGCCAAGCCGCGATCCATCACCGGGGACGAGACGAAGAGGCGTGTTCGTGCCCTCGGGTGCACGCCGTGA
- a CDS encoding sigma-54-dependent Fis family transcriptional regulator has translation MEAVSTKRLIVSGGMDAGAQLLVNEQVKLVGRARDAHLMLSDRRVSRHHFHVFATKGGVHVRTCNNAAPLVHGGQEVHAAEVRIGETLLVGDTTLLVVESGALEEESAHEGATTVASLLTGAGAEIRGLAAMYALNEALTPAADAHAIEGILGSWVKQHASCTSVELLPIGDRTPERSEPLVETALADGDTRIVVPTYGASLGGIAFTLAIPASRIGDPLRRVLVLAASLCGAHLARLSVLATVKEDRETLRRQAVGSAHAFLGDSPTALELTRTIPRLAASDVTVLLLGETGVGKSFVARLLHETGPRRDAPMRIINCAAIPEALIESELFGHERGAFTGAIATKVGAFEAAGQGTILLDEIGELPWPSQAKLLRVLEEKCFERVGSNRAIPLHARVVTATNRDLAAMVAEGTFRRDLYFRVSAAKYTVPPLRDRGDDLVLLAQRILADIGPSAGRRVDGFSPDALEALRGYSWPGNVRELRHAIELAVVLGSGPLLTAADLSLAPPASVKAAAAPEEGELAPPDTVQLPAKLDDIERRAIDAALRVTGGNVTKAAALLGISRNTLHNKMRPKT, from the coding sequence GTGGAAGCGGTTTCGACGAAACGTCTCATCGTCTCGGGTGGTATGGACGCGGGGGCTCAGTTGCTCGTGAACGAGCAGGTGAAGCTCGTGGGCCGGGCGCGCGATGCGCACCTCATGCTGAGCGATCGCCGCGTGTCGCGGCATCATTTTCACGTGTTTGCCACGAAGGGCGGCGTGCACGTGCGCACGTGCAACAACGCTGCACCGCTCGTGCACGGCGGGCAGGAAGTCCATGCTGCGGAGGTGCGCATCGGCGAAACCCTTCTCGTGGGCGACACCACCTTGCTCGTCGTCGAGTCCGGTGCCCTCGAGGAGGAGTCTGCGCACGAGGGCGCCACCACCGTCGCGTCCCTTCTTACCGGTGCGGGCGCGGAGATTCGCGGACTGGCCGCCATGTATGCGCTCAACGAAGCGCTCACGCCGGCTGCCGACGCGCACGCCATCGAGGGCATCCTCGGCTCGTGGGTCAAGCAGCATGCATCGTGCACCTCGGTCGAACTGCTGCCCATCGGTGACCGCACACCCGAGCGCAGCGAACCCCTCGTCGAGACCGCCTTGGCGGATGGCGACACGCGCATCGTCGTGCCCACGTATGGGGCATCCCTCGGCGGAATCGCGTTCACCCTCGCCATCCCGGCGTCCCGGATTGGCGACCCATTGCGCCGCGTCCTAGTTCTCGCGGCATCGCTCTGCGGTGCGCACCTCGCGCGCTTGTCGGTGCTCGCCACCGTGAAGGAAGATCGCGAAACGCTGCGCCGCCAGGCCGTCGGCAGCGCCCACGCGTTCCTCGGCGATTCGCCTACCGCCCTCGAGCTCACGCGGACCATCCCACGCCTTGCCGCCTCTGACGTCACCGTGCTTCTCCTCGGCGAAACCGGCGTGGGAAAAAGCTTCGTCGCGCGCCTCCTTCACGAGACGGGGCCTCGCCGCGACGCCCCCATGCGCATCATCAACTGCGCCGCGATTCCCGAGGCCCTCATCGAGAGCGAACTATTCGGCCACGAGCGCGGCGCCTTCACCGGTGCCATCGCGACCAAAGTCGGCGCCTTCGAAGCGGCCGGCCAGGGCACGATCCTTCTCGACGAAATCGGCGAGCTCCCGTGGCCCAGCCAGGCAAAGCTCCTTCGCGTGCTCGAGGAAAAGTGCTTCGAGCGCGTGGGCTCGAACCGCGCGATCCCCTTGCACGCGCGCGTCGTGACCGCCACCAACCGCGATCTCGCGGCCATGGTCGCCGAGGGCACCTTCCGGCGTGACCTCTATTTCCGAGTCTCGGCGGCGAAGTACACCGTGCCTCCTTTGCGCGATCGCGGCGACGACCTCGTCCTGCTTGCCCAGCGCATTCTCGCGGACATCGGTCCCAGCGCTGGCCGTCGCGTCGACGGCTTCTCTCCCGATGCACTCGAGGCGTTGCGCGGCTATTCCTGGCCGGGCAACGTCCGCGAGCTTCGCCACGCCATCGAGCTGGCCGTGGTTCTCGGCAGCGGGCCGCTCCTCACCGCGGCGGATCTTTCGCTCGCGCCGCCGGCATCGGTCAAGGCCGCAGCGGCGCCGGAAGAGGGCGAGCTCGCGCCGCCCGACACGGTGCAGTTGCCCGCGAAACTCGACGACATCGAACGCCGCGCCATCGATGCCGCCTTGCGCGTTACCGGCGGCAACGTGACGAAGGCCGCCGCGCTCCTGGGAATCAGCCGAAACACGCTGCACAACAAGATGCGCCCAAAAACGTGA
- a CDS encoding protein phosphatase 2C domain-containing protein, whose amino-acid sequence MIRFATAAASYRATSEDRFVVLRTPAGWIMCVADGVSGTPGGGKAADRFVECVRRVALQRDSDASDPIAWAMHLGDIDSEIARDPMAGETTGIALGIVGDRIAGASCGDSRAYLLSRHGPRELTSEQARKPRLGTGRARPCAFSVEARGVLVLGTDGLFDYADPNDMFEVVRVPSDNGAEALVRLVRHRHRVLPDDVAVVVAWLGE is encoded by the coding sequence GTGATCCGATTTGCGACCGCGGCCGCATCGTATCGAGCGACGTCGGAGGACCGTTTCGTCGTCCTCCGCACGCCCGCAGGATGGATCATGTGCGTCGCCGACGGCGTGAGCGGTACCCCCGGCGGAGGAAAGGCCGCAGACCGCTTCGTCGAGTGCGTGCGCCGCGTAGCCCTGCAGCGCGATTCCGATGCATCGGATCCGATCGCGTGGGCCATGCACCTGGGCGACATCGACTCCGAAATTGCCCGCGATCCCATGGCCGGTGAGACAACCGGCATCGCCCTGGGCATCGTCGGCGATCGCATCGCGGGAGCCAGCTGCGGGGACAGCCGCGCCTACCTTCTATCTCGGCACGGCCCGCGGGAACTCACCAGCGAGCAAGCGCGCAAGCCACGACTGGGCACGGGACGCGCGCGGCCGTGCGCATTCAGCGTCGAGGCGCGCGGCGTCCTCGTGCTGGGCACGGATGGCTTGTTCGACTACGCCGATCCGAACGACATGTTCGAGGTCGTGCGCGTGCCGTCGGACAATGGTGCAGAGGCCCTCGTACGACTCGTGCGCCATCGCCATCGGGTGCTGCCCGATGACGTGGCCGTCGTGGTGGCGTGGCTGGGCGAATGA
- a CDS encoding peptidase M23 has translation MIGKSLLYLVGLVGVVGWTGAVNAATAVGPICDQGARVGSTTYYSCNGGSHNALDMSNGTCSEWNHRGMINVSKYYKYYGGCANTCGGSSCNGGAGNYYVVSGGSGWEFRQLHVNSNGSSGSKTCDRCPLGLVGSTGQSTGAHVHADNRQYGTRKTAWYTSVGTTCGSSAYCGNRVGTPTL, from the coding sequence ATGATAGGTAAATCGTTGTTGTATCTCGTGGGCTTGGTGGGCGTCGTCGGCTGGACCGGCGCGGTGAATGCGGCAACGGCCGTAGGCCCCATTTGCGATCAAGGCGCACGCGTGGGATCTACCACGTATTATTCATGCAACGGCGGTTCCCACAACGCCCTCGACATGAGCAATGGCACCTGTAGCGAGTGGAACCACCGCGGCATGATCAACGTGAGCAAGTACTACAAGTACTACGGTGGTTGCGCGAACACGTGCGGCGGCTCCAGTTGCAACGGCGGTGCCGGTAACTATTACGTGGTCAGCGGCGGCAGTGGGTGGGAGTTCCGCCAATTGCACGTCAACTCGAATGGCAGCTCCGGCTCCAAGACCTGCGATCGCTGCCCGCTCGGTCTTGTCGGCTCCACCGGCCAGTCCACGGGCGCCCACGTGCACGCGGACAATCGCCAGTACGGAACCCGCAAAACCGCCTGGTATACCAGCGTCGGCACCACCTGTGGTTCCAGCGCCTATTGTGGCAATAGGGTAGGGACCCCCACGCTGTAG
- a CDS encoding HEAT repeat domain-containing protein has protein sequence MDKRIFAFVAAAAGLVLFAGPVTATAPEQMQKEKACSVDSMVDNLREALQSGSPSLKRYASTVLREAALTLSAEDLRAAFVRERQPVMVEALAAALATKASHSEDPSLIRPLLSRATHDADPAVRAAALRGLRATGSVDMMAKSGERVRYEQLIQDASPEVRKAVVENLKAESSEVYAGHDRTVSETAISAAKASSDPAATAELLRGTSMEQVSSRGVRDVTGQLESSNAQVRAAAASALGGVPAAHSSEARVALTQLYRNDATPEVRRAVLESIAHLGQAHAIPALESLASIDPSMKGEIDAWVSALKVGLQEWNLISREKERRETR, from the coding sequence ATGGATAAGCGCATTTTCGCATTCGTGGCCGCTGCGGCGGGGCTGGTGCTCTTCGCAGGGCCGGTGACCGCTACGGCTCCGGAGCAGATGCAAAAGGAGAAAGCCTGTTCGGTGGACTCGATGGTCGACAACCTGCGGGAGGCGCTCCAATCGGGGTCACCGTCGTTGAAGCGGTATGCCTCCACGGTGCTGCGCGAAGCGGCGCTCACCTTGTCGGCGGAGGATCTGCGGGCGGCCTTCGTGCGCGAGCGCCAGCCGGTCATGGTCGAAGCGTTGGCCGCGGCACTCGCCACCAAGGCGAGCCATTCGGAGGACCCGTCGCTGATTCGGCCGCTTCTATCACGCGCCACGCACGATGCGGATCCTGCCGTTCGCGCGGCGGCGTTGCGCGGGCTTCGCGCCACCGGTTCGGTGGACATGATGGCGAAGAGCGGTGAACGCGTGCGCTACGAGCAATTGATCCAGGATGCCTCGCCGGAGGTGCGCAAGGCGGTCGTGGAGAACCTCAAGGCGGAGAGCTCCGAGGTGTACGCCGGTCACGATCGCACCGTGTCGGAGACGGCGATTTCGGCCGCCAAGGCGTCCTCCGACCCGGCGGCGACAGCGGAACTCTTGCGCGGTACCTCGATGGAGCAAGTGAGCTCGCGCGGCGTTCGGGACGTGACCGGGCAGCTCGAATCGTCGAATGCGCAGGTTCGTGCGGCGGCGGCGAGTGCGCTGGGCGGTGTGCCCGCCGCGCATTCCTCGGAAGCGCGCGTCGCACTGACGCAGCTCTATCGAAATGATGCAACGCCGGAAGTGCGGCGGGCCGTCCTAGAGTCGATTGCCCATCTAGGGCAGGCGCACGCGATACCGGCCTTGGAATCGCTGGCATCGATCGACCCGTCGATGAAGGGCGAGATTGATGCGTGGGTTTCGGCGTTGAAGGTCGGCCTTCAGGAATGGAACCTCATTTCGAGAGAGAAGGAACGGAGGGAGACGCGATGA
- a CDS encoding HEAT repeat domain-containing protein, translated as MARRRLLVFGLVGSLIVIGVMLRWVVRDASHASLDPREWQSSGEMPGAVDMASGGGPLGSAPPVEQLPVTVCWKNLSSFDKNLSLTNFRAALAAALSANDQHLTNYLQERLAELVGDDPQKALEVVDWAETSSPPALGVYMEALKKTPAVQNEEVSERLVGLGESKTVSLEHRSAAIDALETQRRLSDRALSRLTAVAMDETVDSTAWVATRTLGRVMKEDYARTGNFDRYWKQLLQIGERSNESAVRVLALEMPSYSNPLVDRASMDRLGNILHSDPERDVREMAAFRLAVTTDPQRALDIFRGAFAQEKELCVRWAIVRFAVRAAGEQALPLLAQFAAQDPRFQQDYLDFKALYAQGTVDFARVWFEKQERHQCPEEGEGEEGRTNG; from the coding sequence ATGGCGCGAAGAAGGCTCCTCGTATTTGGGCTCGTCGGATCGCTGATCGTCATTGGTGTCATGTTGCGTTGGGTCGTGCGTGACGCCTCGCATGCATCGTTGGACCCTCGTGAATGGCAGTCTTCGGGAGAAATGCCAGGCGCGGTCGATATGGCATCGGGCGGCGGCCCATTGGGGTCGGCTCCGCCCGTCGAACAGCTTCCCGTAACCGTATGTTGGAAAAATCTCTCCTCCTTCGACAAGAATCTGTCGCTGACGAACTTTCGCGCGGCATTGGCCGCGGCGCTGTCGGCGAACGATCAGCATCTCACGAATTACCTTCAAGAGCGCCTGGCCGAGTTGGTCGGCGACGATCCGCAAAAGGCCCTGGAGGTCGTGGATTGGGCCGAGACGTCCTCGCCGCCGGCATTGGGCGTCTACATGGAGGCGTTGAAGAAGACGCCCGCCGTCCAAAACGAGGAGGTTTCCGAGCGTCTCGTGGGCCTTGGGGAGAGCAAAACGGTGAGCCTGGAGCATCGCTCGGCGGCCATCGATGCACTGGAAACCCAGCGGCGGCTTTCCGATCGTGCGCTCTCGCGTCTCACCGCCGTGGCCATGGACGAGACGGTGGATTCGACGGCGTGGGTGGCCACGCGCACGTTGGGGCGCGTCATGAAAGAGGATTACGCGCGCACGGGCAACTTCGATCGGTATTGGAAACAACTCCTACAGATTGGGGAGCGCTCCAATGAATCGGCGGTCCGCGTTTTGGCCTTGGAGATGCCGTCCTACTCGAATCCACTGGTCGACCGCGCGTCGATGGACCGATTGGGCAACATTCTGCACAGCGACCCTGAGCGCGACGTGCGCGAAATGGCGGCATTCCGCCTGGCCGTGACCACGGATCCGCAAAGGGCGTTGGACATTTTCCGAGGTGCCTTCGCGCAGGAGAAGGAGCTCTGCGTTCGCTGGGCCATCGTGCGCTTCGCCGTGCGAGCCGCCGGTGAGCAGGCCTTGCCGCTGCTCGCACAATTTGCCGCACAAGATCCGCGCTTTCAGCAGGACTACCTCGACTTCAAAGCCCTTTACGCGCAGGGGACGGTCGACTTCGCGCGCGTTTGGTTCGAGAAGCAAGAACGCCATCAATGCCCCGAAGAAGGCGAAGGCGAGGAGGGCCGCACCAATGGATAA
- a CDS encoding O-acetyl-ADP-ribose deacetylase — translation MVHIEIVQGDITEQDVDAIVNAANSSLLGGSGVDGAIHDRGGYTILEECRRIRAERYPNGLPTGKAVATGAGALPARWVIHTVGPIYARSPAPARELASCHVESLRIADDLGARTVAFPAISTGIYGYPLHEAAPIALRAVRESTTSVELVRFVLFDEAALRAFTSAEASSS, via the coding sequence ATGGTGCACATCGAAATCGTCCAGGGCGACATTACCGAGCAAGACGTCGATGCCATCGTGAACGCCGCCAACTCGTCCCTGTTGGGCGGGTCAGGCGTCGATGGTGCCATCCACGACCGGGGCGGCTACACCATTTTGGAGGAGTGCCGTCGCATCCGCGCCGAGCGCTACCCGAATGGCCTCCCCACCGGCAAGGCCGTGGCCACGGGCGCTGGGGCCCTGCCCGCGCGCTGGGTCATCCACACCGTTGGCCCCATCTATGCGCGCTCGCCGGCCCCGGCCCGCGAACTCGCGAGTTGCCATGTCGAGTCGCTGCGGATTGCCGACGATTTGGGCGCGCGCACCGTTGCCTTTCCCGCGATTTCCACGGGCATATATGGATATCCATTGCACGAAGCCGCCCCGATCGCACTTCGCGCGGTGCGCGAGTCGACGACGTCGGTCGAACTCGTGCGCTTCGTTCTTTTCGACGAAGCTGCGCTGCGTGCATTTACCTCGGCCGAGGCCTCCTCCTCCTAA